From the Fibrobacter sp. UWB11 genome, one window contains:
- a CDS encoding AgmX/PglI C-terminal domain-containing protein, which yields MKKLVTFLSILLTASVAFAAGGAASLVAEKSTAKGFNYSWQTEQQFVRDCSFGANEQVCKCVIKELESEYSEETYLKFDEDLKNNIEHPDFSSFLSNATKKCDTKVANKNYHSGYGGIGDGPAGMLGGGDCIATKAKGSIKTPSERNVDMGAGSGPRSAADIMKTVRQRTPGLRPIYNKYVKEKPGFLGKVTLRFTIAPGGEIISIYVVSSTTGNDEFDNEIKSAVSRWKFGKVKSGNTTATIPFSFSE from the coding sequence ATGAAAAAGCTCGTTACATTTCTTTCCATCCTCTTGACGGCAAGTGTTGCTTTTGCGGCCGGTGGCGCGGCGTCTTTAGTTGCAGAGAAAAGTACCGCGAAAGGTTTTAATTATTCGTGGCAAACGGAGCAACAATTTGTAAGAGATTGTTCTTTTGGGGCAAATGAACAAGTCTGCAAGTGCGTCATCAAAGAATTGGAAAGTGAATATAGCGAAGAGACGTATTTAAAGTTCGATGAGGACTTGAAAAACAATATCGAACATCCAGATTTTAGTTCCTTTTTGTCCAATGCCACAAAAAAATGCGATACAAAGGTCGCGAACAAGAACTATCACTCCGGCTACGGAGGTATTGGCGATGGCCCCGCCGGGATGCTTGGCGGTGGTGACTGTATCGCAACCAAAGCCAAAGGATCCATCAAGACTCCGTCTGAACGCAATGTCGACATGGGTGCTGGCAGTGGTCCTCGTTCCGCAGCGGACATCATGAAGACAGTCCGTCAGCGCACTCCAGGGCTTCGCCCCATCTATAACAAATACGTGAAGGAAAAACCGGGATTCCTGGGTAAGGTTACCTTGAGGTTTACTATTGCTCCGGGTGGCGAAATTATCAGCATCTACGTTGTATCTTCCACTACTGGTAACGACGAATTTGACAACGAAATCAAATCTGCTGTGAGTCGCTGGAAATTCGGCAAGGTGAAATCCGGCAACACGACAGCAACCATTCCTTTCTCGTTCAGTGAGTAA